A stretch of Mesorhizobium sp. M2A.F.Ca.ET.046.03.2.1 DNA encodes these proteins:
- a CDS encoding ureidoglycolate lyase encodes MSRIVAKPLTRENFAPFGDVIDMGGDNRYPINGGKAMRYHDLATAEAAGPNARVLISMVRGTPYEMPLKLTMVERHPLGSQAFIPLSPRPFLVVVCHDTKDGPGEPHAFLAGPGQGINYRRNLWHGVLTPIGEEQDFLIVDRAGDGSNLEEFHFSHPYEIHLP; translated from the coding sequence GTGAGCCGCATCGTTGCCAAGCCACTGACCCGCGAGAACTTTGCGCCTTTCGGCGACGTCATCGACATGGGCGGCGACAACCGCTACCCGATCAATGGCGGCAAGGCGATGCGCTATCACGACCTGGCCACGGCGGAAGCGGCCGGCCCGAACGCGCGGGTGCTGATCTCGATGGTGCGCGGGACGCCCTACGAGATGCCGCTGAAGCTCACCATGGTCGAACGCCATCCGCTCGGCAGCCAGGCCTTCATCCCGCTGTCGCCGCGGCCCTTTCTGGTGGTCGTCTGCCATGACACCAAGGACGGCCCGGGTGAGCCGCACGCCTTCCTCGCCGGACCCGGACAGGGCATCAACTACCGCCGCAACCTGTGGCATGGCGTGCTGACGCCGATCGGCGAGGAACAGGATTTCCTGATCGTCGACCGCGCCGGCGACGGCTCCAATCTCGAGGAATTTCACTTCTCGCACCCTTACGAGATCCACCTTCCCTGA